The genomic segment CGATCGATGCCGGCGAGCGACATCAGCGGCGCGCCGTCATAGCGGAACTCGCTGTCGTAATCGTCCTCGAGCACGAATGCGCTGGCCTGCTTCGCCCAGTCCAGAAGCTCGAGCCGCCGCGGCATCGACATCTGCACGCCAAGCGGAAACTGGTGCGATGGCGTGACGTAGGCCGCGCGTGCGGACGGCGCCGCGATCCGGCCTTTGGCGACGCGCATCCCGTGCTCGTCCACCTGGACAGGCACGGTGCGATAGCCGCAATGGGCGATGGTTTTTCGGGCGGCGGGATAGCCCGGGTCCTCGCACCAGACCTGGTCGCTGGATTTCAGGATCGCGCTCAGCACGATGCGCAGCGCGTGGAGCGTGCCAGAGGTCAACATGATCTGGTCGGGATCGCAACGCAATCCGCGCGCGGACAACAGATGGTCGGCGATCGCCACACGCAGCTCGCGGCTGCCGCGAGGGTCGCCATAATGCAGGTGCTCCGATCCGAATGCCCGCATGCGGCGGCCGACAAAAGCGCGAAAGCGCTGCACGGCGCGTTCGTCGATATGGGTACAGCCGAGCGCAAACGCGCCCTGCTTTGGCGCTTCGAGAACCACCTTCGGCTTGTTGGGCTCGGCGGCGCGCTTGGGGATACGCGCCGCGACGAACGTTCCGGAGCCGACCGTTGCGTCGGCAAAGCCGTCGGCGATCAGGCGCTCATAGGCGGTGACGACGGCGTTGCGGCGGAAGCCGGTCTGCCTGGCCAGCGTCCGCGACGGCGGCAGCGGCTCGCCCGGCTTGACCAGACCGGAGACGATCATCTCGCACAGCGCCTGATAGAGCCGGTGCGCGGCGGATGCGCCGGCCGTGACATGAGGGCCGGCGAGATCGAGCGGAAGCTCGGGCTTGGCTCGGGAGGATGAATTGGTCGGAATTTTTTGCATGGAATTGGAACTATCGCAGACCAAATGCGCCGCTACAACTGCTCCGGATTTTCTTCTATCCGAGCAGGAGCGGCCGTGAGCCAGACCGAGACCTCGACTTCCTATCCGACATCGGCACGCAACCAGGTGAAGCGCCGGCACGACCGCGGATTCTATGATCACGACACGGTTCATCGCATCCTGGATTCCTCGATGCTGTGCCACGTCTCCTACGCGATCGACGGCCAGCCCTATTGCACGCCGACCTTCTTCTGGCGGCAGGGCACCAAGCTCTACTGGCACGGATCGAGCGCCAGCCGCATGCTGCGCAACCAGAGCAGGGGCGAGCGCGTCTGCCTGACGGTCGCCCATCTCGACAGCCTCGTGCTGGCGCGCTGCGGCTTCAACCATTCCGCCGACTACCGCGCCGTCATGGCGTTCGGCACGGCCTATCTCGTCACCGACCCCGATGAGAAGGAGCGGGCGGTGATCGCGATGGTCGATCGCTTCTTCCCGGATCGCACCGCCGGCCTGCGACAGAGCACCACACAGGAAATCAAGGCAACGTCGTTCATCGCAATGGAAATCGAGGAAGCTTCGGCCAAGATCCGGAGCAAGGGTGTCGCCGACGACGATGAGGACTATGCGTTGCCGATCTATGCGGAGCGCATTCCGGTCCGCACCGTGCTCGGCGCCCCGGAACCGTGTCCGCGCCTGCTCGATGGTGTGCGCCGGCCTGCGACGCTGAACGGCTATTCCGAAGGCCGGCTGCTCGAAGATGCATTGCGGGATGCATATTTTCTGGAGTACCCGAACGGCTGAAATCGGCTAGTTTGCGCGCTCCTTGGGACCATTGGAATGTCTGGAGTCGCCCGAATGAATGCCGAAACGCAGCAGAGGATTCTTGACGCCGTCGACAACGGCTTCGAAGCTCAGCTTGCAACTACAAGCGATTTCGTCGCGATCCCTTCGACCCGCGGGGCGGAGGGACCCTGCCAGGACATGATCGGCGATCTCCTGCGCGAACGCGGCTACGAGGTCGACGACTGGCATATCGATGTCGAGGATTTGAAAGAT from the Bradyrhizobium sp. WBAH42 genome contains:
- a CDS encoding PLP-dependent aminotransferase family protein, which produces MQKIPTNSSSRAKPELPLDLAGPHVTAGASAAHRLYQALCEMIVSGLVKPGEPLPPSRTLARQTGFRRNAVVTAYERLIADGFADATVGSGTFVAARIPKRAAEPNKPKVVLEAPKQGAFALGCTHIDERAVQRFRAFVGRRMRAFGSEHLHYGDPRGSRELRVAIADHLLSARGLRCDPDQIMLTSGTLHALRIVLSAILKSSDQVWCEDPGYPAARKTIAHCGYRTVPVQVDEHGMRVAKGRIAAPSARAAYVTPSHQFPLGVQMSMPRRLELLDWAKQASAFVLEDDYDSEFRYDGAPLMSLAGIDRLQRVIYLGTFAKTLFPGLRIGYCALPERLIADVTAARAALDRFPGTLMEGAVADMLNSGAFAANLKRVRKLYREARDVLAGTLEVASDGALSVPVPSQGLHLVARFDPAVDPAVAAHAKQAAGAEGWLLADTYSRGRPLPGFVLGFSGHPMPQLVASAERLARESRAALGARGKSARRA
- a CDS encoding pyridoxamine 5'-phosphate oxidase family protein, yielding MSQTETSTSYPTSARNQVKRRHDRGFYDHDTVHRILDSSMLCHVSYAIDGQPYCTPTFFWRQGTKLYWHGSSASRMLRNQSRGERVCLTVAHLDSLVLARCGFNHSADYRAVMAFGTAYLVTDPDEKERAVIAMVDRFFPDRTAGLRQSTTQEIKATSFIAMEIEEASAKIRSKGVADDDEDYALPIYAERIPVRTVLGAPEPCPRLLDGVRRPATLNGYSEGRLLEDALRDAYFLEYPNG